In Aquimarina sp. TRL1, a single window of DNA contains:
- a CDS encoding VOC family protein, whose translation MTSSIFHYAFTVKDIESTIVFYHTILGCSIGRSTASWVDFDFFGHQASAHLSDNIPPLDYCGSVDGVQVPIPHFGCIISRDEFTRIKQQLETHNIPFIIPPQIRYKGKKGEQLTMFLLDPSNNPIEFKSFTNQHEIFS comes from the coding sequence ATGACTTCTTCGATATTTCACTATGCATTTACAGTAAAAGATATAGAAAGCACCATTGTTTTTTATCATACGATCCTGGGTTGCTCCATAGGGAGGTCGACTGCATCCTGGGTTGACTTTGATTTTTTTGGTCATCAGGCATCAGCTCACCTGTCAGATAACATCCCACCACTTGATTATTGTGGCTCAGTAGATGGAGTTCAGGTACCAATCCCCCATTTTGGATGCATTATTTCCAGAGATGAGTTTACCCGAATTAAACAGCAACTCGAAACTCACAATATTCCATTTATCATCCCCCCACAAATCAGATACAAAGGCAAAAAAGGAGAGCAGCTAACAATGTTTTTATTGGATCCCAGCAACAATCCTATTGAGTTTAAATCTTTTACAAATCAACATGAAATTTTCAGCTAA
- a CDS encoding PAS domain S-box protein has translation MELDLQYRNLFSLSQDLIAIAGIDGYFKQINNRWTELLGYSREELLNHPFISLIHPEDQRKTALITKKKAQGNVISRFENRFITKDGQTIWLEWNTTDVEDDTHEFFAIVRDKTIDKKQKLKLRKMLKQLRVKTKQLESYAYITSHNLKSPVANIFTLTNFLEETTTNQEQDEYISRIKISTEILNKTIDDLVRVIQINSFPELKIRSISLKKTCKEVSELLHDKLTKYHINLTYDFEQGNYIQYSKAYLHNIFFNLISNSITYRSSERPATIHIESRKVNNTIQLLFSDNGIGIDLKKHRNNIFGFGKTFHNNPEAKGFGLFLIKSQIEALNGNISIASEVNKGTTFIINLA, from the coding sequence ATGGAACTTGATTTACAATATAGAAATCTTTTCAGTCTAAGTCAGGATTTAATTGCTATTGCAGGTATCGATGGGTATTTCAAGCAAATTAATAATCGATGGACAGAGCTTTTAGGCTACAGCAGGGAGGAATTACTAAACCATCCTTTTATTTCTCTTATTCACCCTGAAGATCAAAGAAAAACAGCACTAATCACCAAAAAGAAAGCACAAGGAAATGTAATTTCCCGTTTTGAAAATCGGTTTATTACCAAAGATGGTCAAACGATATGGTTAGAATGGAATACAACTGACGTTGAAGATGATACGCATGAGTTTTTTGCCATTGTTCGAGATAAAACAATTGACAAAAAACAAAAATTAAAATTGAGAAAAATGCTCAAACAACTACGTGTAAAAACAAAGCAGCTCGAAAGTTATGCCTATATCACTTCACACAATTTAAAATCTCCTGTTGCTAATATTTTTACTCTTACAAATTTTCTGGAAGAAACAACTACCAATCAGGAACAGGATGAATATATCTCCCGTATTAAGATTTCTACAGAAATATTAAACAAAACCATTGATGACCTGGTACGAGTAATACAAATTAATTCTTTCCCTGAATTAAAAATACGTTCTATTTCACTAAAAAAAACTTGTAAAGAAGTATCTGAATTACTTCATGACAAATTAACTAAATATCATATTAATCTTACCTATGATTTTGAACAAGGTAACTACATCCAATACTCCAAAGCATATCTCCACAATATCTTTTTTAATCTTATCTCTAATTCAATCACCTACAGGTCTTCTGAACGCCCTGCTACCATTCATATCGAATCCAGAAAAGTTAACAACACCATTCAATTGTTATTCAGCGACAATGGAATTGGAATCGACTTAAAAAAACATCGGAACAATATTTTTGGGTTCGGTAAAACCTTCCACAACAATCCTGAAGCAAAAGGATTTGGGCTTTTCTTAATTAAATCTCAAATAGAAGCACTCAATGGAAATATCTCCATCGCCAGTGAAGTTAATAAAGGAACTACGTTTATCATAAACCTAGCATGA
- a CDS encoding pyridoxamine 5'-phosphate oxidase family protein, whose amino-acid sequence MELLKNWSQIRKHFRESFTTNLHVSIATVGALQSPDVTPIGTFFLNREQATGFYFEKYATTIASHFENTTNVCVLAVNSNRWFWIYSLFSNRFKKHPAIKLYGQLGERRLATEEELKRLRRRMKRTRMLKGHQYLWSTMTYVRPISFTHASKMKLGKMTQLL is encoded by the coding sequence ATGGAGTTATTAAAAAACTGGTCTCAAATCCGAAAACATTTCCGGGAAAGCTTTACCACAAACCTCCACGTATCTATTGCTACGGTTGGAGCACTTCAATCTCCTGACGTCACTCCGATTGGTACTTTTTTTCTAAACAGAGAACAAGCTACTGGTTTTTATTTTGAAAAATATGCAACGACTATTGCTTCGCATTTTGAAAACACTACCAATGTATGTGTATTAGCTGTCAATAGCAACCGCTGGTTCTGGATCTATTCTTTATTCTCTAATCGTTTTAAAAAACACCCTGCTATAAAATTATATGGTCAATTAGGGGAACGACGTCTTGCGACTGAAGAAGAATTAAAACGACTGAGAAGAAGGATGAAAAGAACAAGAATGCTTAAAGGGCATCAGTACCTATGGAGCACTATGACTTATGTTCGCCCTATTAGCTTCACTCATGCTTCTAAAATGAAACTAGGCAAAATGACACAATTACTATAA
- a CDS encoding glyoxylate/hydroxypyruvate reductase A has protein sequence MVLIFNQKDPIPWQQALQKSLPNTKVEIYSPATNPDTVSFAVCWKPQPLLLKQFPNLQIVQSAGAGVDHITRTQQLDPDKITLSRIVDPHLSNDMWEYLLSIVLSQLKNTAVYTLANQHRQWTPLPYKRLQDMTISIMGLGNIGKHVASQFAALGARVKGWSNSPKELPQVDTYAGEAALSSFLKHTDILINILPLTSKTENILRKEILSQLNKEAYLINVGRGEHLVEQDLITLVESKHLSGATLDVFRTEPLPDKHPFWTYDNIQITPHIASITNIHSCITQIVQNYQLFRSQKTLLHTVSLQKEY, from the coding sequence ATGGTACTTATTTTCAATCAAAAAGATCCTATTCCGTGGCAACAAGCACTCCAAAAATCATTACCTAATACGAAAGTAGAAATATATAGTCCTGCTACCAATCCCGACACTGTATCGTTTGCTGTATGTTGGAAACCACAACCTCTGCTTCTCAAACAATTCCCTAATCTGCAAATAGTACAATCCGCTGGAGCTGGTGTCGACCATATTACCAGAACACAACAATTAGATCCGGATAAAATCACATTATCCAGGATTGTCGACCCTCATTTATCCAATGACATGTGGGAATACCTTCTTTCCATCGTATTGTCCCAACTAAAAAACACCGCCGTCTATACACTGGCAAATCAACATCGACAATGGACCCCGCTCCCTTATAAACGATTACAGGATATGACCATTTCTATTATGGGACTTGGAAATATCGGAAAACATGTCGCTTCCCAATTTGCAGCATTGGGAGCCCGGGTAAAAGGATGGTCAAACAGCCCTAAAGAACTCCCACAAGTAGATACCTATGCCGGAGAAGCAGCACTTTCTTCATTCCTAAAGCATACAGATATTCTTATTAATATTCTTCCTTTGACATCAAAAACAGAAAATATCCTGAGAAAAGAAATATTATCTCAACTTAACAAAGAGGCATATCTAATAAATGTAGGCAGAGGAGAACACCTGGTTGAGCAAGACCTGATAACACTAGTAGAAAGCAAACACTTATCCGGTGCTACCCTCGATGTATTCAGAACGGAACCTTTACCTGACAAACACCCCTTCTGGACATACGATAATATTCAGATAACACCCCATATCGCCAGTATTACCAATATTCATAGCTGCATCACTCAAATTGTCCAAAACTATCAACTGTTTCGTTCCCAAAAAACATTACTACATACAGTCTCATTACAAAAAGAATACTAA
- a CDS encoding GNAT family N-acetyltransferase: protein MKIIISEKKGFTIADVVQLYKANQWSAAAKPEQLYNALLGSHTVLTAWDDKKLIGLGNAISDGHLVVYFPHLLILPEYQNKGIGQIIMEKLTEKYKEFHMQMLTADQEAISFYKKNGFEKAGNTQAMWIYKSKEH from the coding sequence ATGAAAATTATTATTTCCGAAAAAAAAGGATTCACAATTGCTGATGTAGTTCAGTTATACAAAGCTAATCAATGGAGCGCAGCAGCAAAACCAGAACAACTATACAATGCATTATTAGGGTCTCATACAGTATTAACCGCATGGGATGATAAAAAGCTGATCGGTTTAGGAAATGCTATATCTGATGGGCATCTAGTCGTATATTTCCCACACTTACTGATATTACCGGAATATCAAAACAAAGGAATCGGACAGATCATTATGGAAAAACTTACAGAGAAATATAAAGAATTCCATATGCAAATGCTCACTGCAGATCAGGAAGCCATTTCGTTCTATAAAAAAAATGGATTCGAAAAAGCAGGAAACACACAAGCTATGTGGATTTATAAAAGCAAAGAGCATTGA
- a CDS encoding FAD-dependent oxidoreductase produces MRHTQKNDHFDVIVIGGGPIGLSAAYHINKEDNTKTVAVLEQFSFINDEVSSSGKSRQFRVQYDTVPMAQLALRAEKQWKALNAVSGTKLLDQVGALWFGDPEATSSEGGIEKAIEVMDELGIPYEVLEDGTAIMERFNFSNIQDDYSGFFQKDGGVLNIEATQQFLLDQLSVQDQVQLYDFVEVYDIVSLEGGEIQVYIQNSKTKEALGYYTTEKLAIIPGPYVNDLVANFGIKVGIDIWEMSSAYYKITDPELAEKSTTWYVFQEDANTSVFYGFNEVDWSHPGYVRVAPAIPDRIIDHPSERTGIPSDISLGYNTDWVKAHMPGLEQKVSYPSTCLVALSKTSQELLLDYLPATVPNHKNIVVYTAGWAGKFIPTIGDLVAKMVTERLTEEDQYFLDQLTIDWIYDFDKYALRLHTPKHLLTKSREKSEKPVMLPKGHKGFISKPEDGLEIDVAIIGAGASGLYSGYRLKTGVDTEGRSLHKNVQIFEASDRICGRLDSIQLPGMNVTGELGGMRYMEHQEIINGLINQYESQGLLTSIDFNPSKEEEQLYYLRKQRFQAKDITSDFRTRYYVDAQFEGKSANTIFNQVIDEVLQADGTSIEEIQNSPDPQETWRTVKRTLRYNFPGPYEGKYVYEIGFWNLLKDRSSQECYEFLANGGGYYSNTINWNAAEAFPYMVGDFADDDVSYKTIEGGFDKVLKVTAHKFISSGGTIRPNNALVSFEKVTDGASTKKYKLIFQHIETGVRHNFQVKDTSKQWVVYADEIILGMPRRSLELLDQSNFLFNPFNEVSKPLYDNIKTVMGEPSLKILLGFTYPWWPDQSPHSITDLPMRQCYYFGTDPENHHSLFLASYNDMRTVSFWKSMENDALFETVPTPLLQSKPWFRKQLKDFLNKDIPPATKSMVAEVMKQAREMHGDNIDIPEPYTSAYKDWSEDPYGGGYHAWKAGFVVADKMPEIRQPQANEAVYIVGEAYSDQQGWVEGAFCEAEKVMLHRYNLQRLPWVQSNYYLEWGGQYEKHLEDVVI; encoded by the coding sequence ATGAGGCACACACAAAAAAATGATCACTTTGATGTTATTGTAATCGGAGGAGGACCAATAGGATTGTCAGCAGCGTATCATATTAATAAGGAAGATAATACTAAAACAGTAGCGGTGTTAGAGCAGTTTTCTTTTATTAATGATGAAGTAAGCTCTTCAGGGAAATCTCGGCAATTCAGGGTTCAATACGATACGGTACCTATGGCACAATTAGCACTTCGGGCAGAAAAACAATGGAAAGCATTGAATGCCGTATCAGGTACAAAATTATTAGATCAGGTAGGAGCATTGTGGTTTGGTGACCCAGAGGCAACATCATCAGAAGGAGGGATAGAAAAAGCAATAGAAGTAATGGATGAATTAGGAATCCCTTATGAGGTATTAGAAGATGGAACAGCTATTATGGAGCGGTTTAATTTTTCGAACATACAAGATGATTATTCAGGTTTTTTTCAAAAAGATGGAGGGGTTCTCAATATAGAGGCTACCCAGCAGTTTTTATTAGATCAATTGTCAGTACAGGATCAGGTGCAATTATATGATTTTGTAGAAGTATACGATATCGTTTCTCTGGAGGGAGGGGAAATACAAGTGTATATTCAGAACAGTAAAACAAAGGAAGCATTAGGGTATTACACCACCGAAAAACTAGCTATTATTCCAGGACCGTATGTCAATGATTTAGTTGCTAATTTCGGGATAAAGGTAGGGATTGATATTTGGGAGATGTCTTCTGCCTATTATAAAATAACAGATCCCGAATTAGCGGAGAAATCAACTACCTGGTATGTCTTTCAGGAAGATGCTAATACCAGTGTTTTTTATGGGTTTAATGAAGTAGACTGGTCACATCCGGGCTATGTGCGTGTGGCTCCTGCAATTCCAGATCGTATTATTGACCACCCTTCTGAACGAACTGGTATTCCCAGTGATATTAGTTTAGGGTATAATACGGACTGGGTAAAAGCACATATGCCAGGCTTGGAACAGAAGGTCTCATATCCTTCGACCTGTCTGGTAGCGTTGTCAAAGACATCACAGGAACTATTGTTGGATTACCTGCCAGCTACGGTACCAAATCATAAAAATATTGTAGTGTATACTGCAGGATGGGCAGGGAAATTTATTCCTACCATAGGGGACTTGGTGGCTAAAATGGTTACAGAAAGACTTACAGAAGAAGATCAGTATTTTTTAGATCAGTTAACGATTGATTGGATATATGATTTTGATAAATATGCATTGCGCCTTCATACGCCTAAGCATCTGTTAACAAAAAGTAGAGAGAAGAGCGAAAAACCTGTAATGTTACCCAAAGGGCATAAGGGGTTTATTAGTAAACCCGAAGATGGTTTGGAAATTGATGTTGCAATTATAGGAGCAGGAGCCTCTGGTTTGTATTCTGGTTACCGGTTAAAGACAGGGGTAGATACCGAAGGGCGATCATTACACAAAAATGTGCAAATTTTTGAAGCTAGTGATCGTATCTGTGGACGTCTGGATTCTATACAGCTGCCGGGAATGAATGTAACAGGAGAATTAGGAGGAATGCGTTATATGGAGCATCAAGAGATTATTAATGGATTGATTAATCAATATGAAAGTCAAGGGTTGCTGACTTCGATAGATTTTAACCCCTCTAAAGAGGAAGAGCAATTGTATTATTTGAGGAAACAGCGATTTCAGGCAAAAGATATCACTTCAGATTTTAGAACTCGTTACTATGTAGATGCACAATTTGAAGGAAAAAGTGCAAATACAATTTTTAATCAAGTTATAGATGAAGTGCTACAAGCAGATGGAACCAGTATTGAGGAAATTCAGAATAGTCCAGACCCACAGGAAACCTGGAGAACAGTAAAACGCACATTGAGATATAATTTTCCGGGACCTTACGAAGGAAAGTATGTTTACGAAATAGGGTTTTGGAACCTACTTAAAGATAGGAGTTCTCAGGAGTGTTATGAGTTTTTAGCAAATGGAGGAGGATACTATTCCAATACTATTAATTGGAATGCGGCAGAAGCTTTTCCGTATATGGTAGGGGATTTTGCAGATGATGATGTTAGTTATAAAACGATTGAAGGAGGATTTGATAAAGTACTAAAAGTGACAGCTCATAAATTTATATCTTCCGGAGGAACTATTCGCCCTAATAATGCCTTGGTAAGCTTTGAAAAGGTGACAGATGGAGCTTCTACGAAAAAGTATAAATTAATTTTTCAACATATTGAAACCGGAGTACGACATAATTTTCAGGTAAAAGACACAAGCAAGCAGTGGGTAGTGTATGCAGATGAAATTATTTTGGGAATGCCCAGAAGGTCTTTAGAATTATTAGATCAAAGTAACTTTTTATTCAACCCTTTTAATGAAGTTAGTAAGCCTTTGTATGATAACATAAAAACTGTGATGGGAGAACCCTCCTTAAAAATTTTGTTAGGGTTTACATATCCTTGGTGGCCAGATCAGTCTCCTCATTCAATAACTGATCTGCCGATGCGTCAATGTTATTATTTTGGAACAGACCCGGAGAATCACCATTCATTGTTTTTGGCAAGTTATAATGATATGCGTACAGTCTCGTTTTGGAAATCAATGGAGAATGATGCTCTTTTTGAGACTGTTCCCACTCCATTGTTACAATCCAAGCCGTGGTTTAGAAAACAACTAAAGGATTTCTTAAACAAAGATATTCCACCGGCAACAAAGTCGATGGTAGCAGAAGTGATGAAACAAGCTAGAGAAATGCATGGGGATAATATAGATATTCCCGAACCATATACATCTGCATATAAAGATTGGAGCGAAGATCCGTATGGAGGAGGGTATCACGCATGGAAAGCAGGGTTTGTTGTAGCTGATAAAATGCCGGAAATCAGGCAGCCACAAGCAAATGAAGCAGTTTATATTGTTGGAGAAGCATACTCTGATCAGCAGGGGTGGGTAGAAGGTGCTTTCTGTGAAGCAGAAAAAGTAATGCTTCATCGATATAATTTACAGCGATTACCCTGGGTGCAAAGTAACTATTACCTGGAATGGGGCGGGCAATATGAAAAACACTTAGAAGATGTTGTGATTTAA
- a CDS encoding DUF2867 domain-containing protein gives MKVKQEQLIETKATKPLLPSTDFGDTFSTTNHRDTITEVTQNIFGSAPPWVIALMKFRNSLVRFIGVNTVIPDESKQQFKVGGYIGFFKIYSITDNEILLGEDDTHLNFRVSIFDSKEKEYNIKVSTLVTYNKTIGRVYMFFVKPFHKIVVKNMIKQAYHPL, from the coding sequence ATGAAAGTAAAACAGGAACAGTTAATAGAAACCAAAGCGACAAAACCCCTATTACCATCAACCGATTTTGGGGATACATTTAGTACAACAAATCATCGGGATACGATTACTGAAGTAACACAAAATATTTTTGGCTCTGCTCCTCCCTGGGTGATTGCATTAATGAAGTTTAGAAATAGCCTCGTCAGATTCATTGGGGTTAATACAGTGATTCCTGATGAAAGCAAACAGCAATTTAAGGTTGGTGGGTATATAGGTTTTTTTAAAATCTATAGCATTACCGATAATGAGATTCTCCTCGGAGAAGATGACACACACCTCAACTTCCGAGTAAGCATTTTTGATTCCAAAGAAAAAGAATACAATATCAAAGTATCAACCTTAGTTACCTATAATAAAACCATTGGCAGGGTGTACATGTTTTTCGTAAAACCTTTTCATAAAATAGTAGTAAAAAACATGATCAAACAAGCATATCACCCTTTGTAA
- a CDS encoding DUF1456 family protein yields MGLTNNDIFKKLRVAHKLRDDDIVKILALVDFKVTKSELGAFFRNEKHPKYKECGDQILRNFLNGLVIHLRGPMPPKPPKKDHK; encoded by the coding sequence ATGGGATTAACAAATAATGACATATTCAAAAAACTACGAGTAGCGCATAAACTTAGAGATGATGATATTGTAAAGATATTAGCACTGGTAGATTTCAAGGTAACCAAAAGTGAACTAGGGGCTTTTTTCAGAAACGAGAAACACCCAAAATACAAAGAATGTGGGGATCAGATTCTTCGTAATTTTCTAAACGGACTAGTGATTCACCTTAGAGGACCTATGCCTCCAAAACCTCCTAAAAAGGATCATAAATAG
- a CDS encoding Crp/Fnr family transcriptional regulator, translated as MSLTSILQTISKEYTPLSDKTIAHWASLIKQRTYPKGYILVKEGQYSDMLYYIVKGAIKAYYLKDGKNVTDWFAFEGDFMCAITSYFLQVPSPHYIETLEEVHLLSITREEMNLLCDNYHDFERLGRISCTKTMLQLQQRIVSLQFETAQQRYENLLERFPVITQRASLRDIASFLGITQETLSRIRANTRI; from the coding sequence ATGTCACTAACATCAATCTTACAGACAATCAGTAAAGAATACACTCCTTTATCTGACAAAACCATAGCACATTGGGCATCGTTAATCAAACAACGTACCTACCCCAAAGGATATATCCTGGTTAAGGAAGGACAATATTCTGACATGCTATATTATATTGTCAAAGGAGCTATCAAAGCATATTATCTCAAAGATGGAAAAAACGTCACAGACTGGTTTGCTTTTGAAGGAGATTTTATGTGTGCTATCACCAGTTATTTTCTACAGGTTCCCAGCCCTCATTATATCGAAACTCTGGAGGAAGTGCATTTACTAAGTATCACCAGAGAAGAAATGAATTTACTTTGTGACAATTATCACGATTTCGAGCGCCTGGGACGTATTAGCTGCACCAAAACAATGTTGCAATTACAACAACGAATTGTATCTCTACAATTTGAAACAGCTCAGCAACGTTACGAAAACTTATTAGAGCGATTTCCTGTAATTACTCAACGAGCCTCTCTGAGAGATATCGCTTCTTTCCTAGGTATTACTCAGGAAACTCTAAGCAGAATAAGAGCCAATACACGAATTTGA
- a CDS encoding response regulator, whose protein sequence is MITENNTTLYLIDDDTIHQFIVKKLISKISSQQNKLLTFSNGEEAILFIESIWNQKEQLPDVILLDINMPIMDGWDFLNAYIKLTPTPEKKINIYILSSSQNPDDLEKAKKYKNIAGYLTKPINESILKELLEF, encoded by the coding sequence ATGATTACTGAAAATAATACGACATTGTATCTGATAGATGATGATACGATTCATCAGTTTATTGTAAAAAAACTGATTAGTAAAATCTCATCTCAACAAAATAAATTGCTTACCTTTTCTAATGGAGAAGAAGCTATTCTCTTTATTGAATCCATATGGAATCAAAAAGAACAACTTCCTGATGTTATTTTACTGGATATTAATATGCCCATTATGGATGGATGGGATTTTCTGAATGCATATATCAAATTGACTCCTACTCCTGAAAAAAAAATAAATATCTATATCTTATCTTCATCTCAAAACCCGGATGATCTGGAGAAAGCTAAAAAATATAAAAATATTGCTGGCTATCTCACCAAACCTATCAATGAATCAATTTTAAAAGAACTACTAGAATTCTGA
- a CDS encoding Hsp20/alpha crystallin family protein, translating to MRFVKNTERLPLQLDDFFNTDWFGGATATKRVGVDIPAVNIKETDASFDLELAIPGFSKENFNLELDKDVLTISAAVSDEENVSEATEKGTYSRREFRYGAFKRSFTLPDSIDRVAIEASYENGILGVSLPKKEEAKEAPKRLISIS from the coding sequence ATGAGATTCGTAAAAAACACAGAAAGACTACCATTACAATTAGACGATTTTTTTAATACAGATTGGTTTGGAGGTGCTACTGCTACCAAGAGGGTTGGAGTAGATATTCCAGCTGTAAATATCAAAGAAACAGATGCTTCTTTTGATTTGGAACTGGCGATTCCGGGCTTTTCCAAGGAGAATTTTAACCTGGAATTAGATAAAGATGTATTGACTATTTCGGCAGCTGTATCGGATGAAGAAAACGTATCGGAAGCTACAGAAAAAGGAACTTATTCCCGAAGAGAGTTTAGGTATGGGGCTTTTAAGAGATCATTTACCTTGCCGGATAGTATAGACAGAGTAGCTATAGAAGCCTCTTATGAAAATGGAATTCTAGGGGTGAGCCTTCCTAAAAAGGAAGAAGCCAAAGAAGCACCAAAAAGACTTATATCGATTTCATAA
- a CDS encoding TerB family tellurite resistance protein gives MYTKGEKLSLLSEMIALAKSDKELKENEYGFILAVASQLGVSENEVADLMKKKVEKKILQPEAQRILQFHRLVLLMNVDQESALVEIEKIREIGLSMGLRREAIDTVLKEMHSYKDKVIPPNELIEIFKRFYN, from the coding sequence ATGTATACTAAAGGGGAAAAATTAAGTTTGCTTTCAGAAATGATTGCTTTGGCTAAATCTGATAAAGAGCTAAAAGAAAACGAATATGGGTTTATTTTAGCTGTTGCTTCTCAATTGGGGGTGTCGGAGAATGAAGTAGCGGATTTGATGAAGAAAAAAGTAGAGAAAAAGATATTGCAGCCAGAGGCGCAGCGTATTTTGCAATTTCATAGATTGGTGTTACTAATGAATGTTGATCAGGAAAGTGCTCTGGTAGAGATAGAGAAAATTAGAGAAATCGGACTTTCAATGGGGTTGAGACGAGAGGCAATCGATACAGTATTAAAAGAAATGCATTCTTATAAGGATAAGGTAATTCCGCCTAATGAATTGATTGAGATATTTAAACGTTTTTATAATTGA
- a CDS encoding TetR/AcrR family transcriptional regulator, translated as MNMTKVRILAHSLQLFNTYGIGAVSQRKIADTLAISPGNLTYHFKKKEDIEIALYEQLVDKVSVVIEGALDKRFELSSMFEMTKGILSLFFEYRFIFLDFVQLMRGNQKIATHYSALMKQRKEQFFYAIHQLENNGLIREEELPDEYEFLYDRFQILSDFWIASAEFSTGNVTAKNLKRYTQVILQSIYPYLTTRGKTEFLNCLKS; from the coding sequence ATGAACATGACCAAAGTAAGAATATTGGCACATAGCCTGCAGTTATTTAATACCTATGGAATAGGAGCAGTGAGTCAGCGAAAAATAGCAGATACATTAGCAATAAGTCCAGGGAATCTGACATATCATTTCAAGAAAAAAGAAGATATTGAAATTGCATTGTATGAACAGTTGGTAGATAAGGTATCTGTTGTAATCGAAGGGGCACTTGATAAGCGTTTTGAATTAAGTTCTATGTTTGAGATGACAAAAGGGATTCTTTCGCTTTTTTTTGAATATCGCTTTATCTTTCTTGATTTTGTGCAGCTTATGCGGGGCAATCAGAAAATAGCTACTCATTATTCTGCATTGATGAAACAGAGAAAAGAACAATTTTTTTACGCGATTCATCAGTTAGAAAACAATGGCTTGATCCGGGAAGAAGAGCTGCCTGATGAGTATGAGTTTTTGTATGATCGATTTCAGATTTTATCTGATTTCTGGATTGCCTCGGCAGAGTTTTCTACGGGCAATGTTACTGCGAAAAATCTGAAGCGCTATACCCAGGTTATTCTGCAATCGATATACCCGTATCTAACCACTAGAGGAAAAACTGAATTTTTAAATTGTTTGAAATCATAG
- a CDS encoding Lrp/AsnC family transcriptional regulator, whose product MDSIVDDIDIAIINILEKEARASFADIARRLTLSPSAIRERVQRLEDHGVIRQYQIALDYKQLGYDIEAFILVKVFHGKLQSFLRVIKTYKEVKDAYRITGNYNVHLKVILKDRMHLQDFIDRIMVYGDTHTSLILSDI is encoded by the coding sequence ATGGATTCAATAGTTGATGATATAGATATAGCTATAATAAACATTTTGGAAAAAGAAGCCAGAGCATCTTTTGCAGATATTGCCAGAAGATTAACTCTTTCTCCTTCAGCGATTCGGGAACGGGTTCAGCGACTCGAAGATCACGGAGTTATTCGTCAATATCAGATAGCGTTGGACTATAAACAATTAGGGTATGATATTGAAGCGTTTATTTTAGTGAAAGTATTCCATGGAAAACTACAAAGTTTTTTGAGGGTGATCAAAACCTATAAAGAAGTGAAAGATGCGTACCGAATTACCGGGAACTACAATGTGCATCTGAAGGTTATCTTAAAAGACAGGATGCACCTTCAGGATTTTATAGATCGTATTATGGTTTATGGAGATACGCACACTTCTCTGATATTGTCTGATATTTAA